Proteins from one Bufo gargarizans isolate SCDJY-AF-19 chromosome 8, ASM1485885v1, whole genome shotgun sequence genomic window:
- the POLR3K gene encoding LOW QUALITY PROTEIN: DNA-directed RNA polymerase III subunit RPC10 (The sequence of the model RefSeq protein was modified relative to this genomic sequence to represent the inferred CDS: deleted 1 base in 1 codon) yields MLLFCPTCGNVLIVEEGQKCYRFACNTCPYVHNINRKVTSRKYTKLKEVDDVLGGSAAWENVDSTAEPCPKCEHPRAYFMQIQTRSADEPMTTFYKCCNAQCGHRWRD; encoded by the exons ATGCTGCTCTTCTGCCCAACCTGTGGCAATGTGCTGATTGTGGAGGAA GGGCAGAAATGCTACAGGTTCGCCTGCAATACCTGCCCCTATGTGCACAATATTAATCGCAAG GTAACCAGCAGAAAATACACCAAACTCAAGGAGGTTGATGATGTTCTGGGAGGCTCTGCAGCGTGGGAAAACGTGGACTCGACTGCAG AACCTTGTCCAAAATGCGAGCATCCTAGAGCTTATTTTATGCAGATTCAGACCAGATCAGCTGATGAGCCAATGACTACATTTTACAAGTGTTGCAATGCACAGTGTGGCCACCGATGGAGAGATTGA